The Candidatus Thermoplasmatota archaeon region ACATGTATGGGAGTGTTATTGCTGCCCATCATGCTCACATATTTTTTATAACGTCCCACACATCATTGAGAAACGGAGTTACGTCAATTCTATGTTTTTTTGTTATAACTATTGCTGCAACTTCTGGAATTATTTTTTCTTTTTCAGCCAAATTTTTTATTGAAATCATTGCATCGCCCTCTTTCACTCCTTTCTTTACAATTTCCGAAACAATGGACGATAGAATGTCAGGTTTTTCATTCCTAGTGGTACCTCCTTCAGCCCTAAATCCTAAAGGTAGTTCTACTGCCCCATAATCAAAGTTTGGTTTATAGCCGTCTTCTTCTTTCTTCAATAACTCTTTATCCATACAATCTTTTATGAAATTTTTTGCCTGGCCGGGGGTAAACCAGCCAAGTTCATATGAAAGAGCCATATAAATGTCGTTGTCGTTCAATTTTTCCTTTCCGCTCCTTTGAAACAGGAACGCTATGAGCTGCCTCGATTTTTCCATAACGTCACCTTACCTTCTTAACCACGCCTTCTTCCAGATATATCCCCCATTCGGGTACATCTACTTTCTCTTTTGGAGATACTGCAACAATGCCTTCAAAACCAAATTTTTTAGCTTTTTTCGCTACATCTTTTTCATCCTTGCCTCTCAGAAATATCTCTCCATCGCACATGTCCCTTATTTTACTCAATCCATCATCATCAATAATGTCTCCTACCGTTATTCTTTTTGCACCGACTATGATAAGGTCCATCACATCCTCCAAATATCTTGGAAGTGAATCTATCCATAAAAATGGCTTCTGGGAAACTTTTTTGTAAACATCAAGATTTGATTTATTTTTTTTGATGCCGTCCATGTCAATTACATACACTTCCTTGTACTCTTTTTTCAATTCCCTCAGTTTTTCTACTGCATTAAAACGCTTCCTTCCTTCTGCGATCTTTCCCCTTTCTATGTAAACGAGCGGTATTTTCTCCATTAAACTGCAATCTTCTGCCTATTAAAATGTTTTTCACTTAAATTTTTTATATTGCCACGCCCATACATGCATGGGGATTATGAAAATTACTGAATTAAAGGGTATTGGCCCACAGTATGGTAAAAAATTAAAAAGGGCTGGAATAAAAACTATTTATGACCTCAGAGAAATGAATGTTAAGAAGGTGGCTGAAGCTTCAAAAATAGGGGAGCAATTGCTTAAGAAATGGAAGGATAGTGCAATGAAAATGCATCTGCTTACAGATATAAAAGGTATTGGTAATGCATTCAGAAAAAAACTTGAAAAACAGGGCATATTTACTGTTGAAGAACTTTCCAGAGCCGATAAGGGCATTGCGGATAAAATTGGCATATCAGAAAAAAAGTTCAAAGCATGGATAAAGGACGCAAATAAAATGGTGGGAAAAAAAATATCAAAAAGGGCGGTTGTGGCGGAGAAGATAGGGGCAGATAACGCATTCATAACCATAAAAGGAAAAAAAGCAGATGTGAAGATAAAAGAGAAAGTGCATGAAGAAATTCCTGTATTCAGGGGTAAACTGGACGATGTTGTAAAGGAAAACAGTATGACAGTCAATATTGATAATTCTGGCAATGTTAGACTATGGTTCAACGGGAAATGGTACGACAATATTCCTGCTACAGAAGAGAGTTTGTGGAGCAAAATAAAAAGAATATTTTGGGGGGCTAAATGATAAAAATAAGATGGCACGGGCATGCCTGCTTTGAGATATCAAATGATTTAATCATCGTAACCGATCCTCATGATGGAAGTTCAATAGGCATACGGCCGCCGAATGTCAAAGCAGATGTTGTTCTGGTCTCTCACGACCATTATGACCATAACAAAGTAAAGGCCGTGGGGAAAGAAGGAACAAAAGTGATAAGAGGTGGAAATGAAAATATCGACGGAATAGAAATAAGTTCTTTAAAGGCATACCATGATAAAGAAGAGGGAAAGAGGAGAGGGGAAATAACAATATTTAAATTTACCATAGAAGGAACAACATTCTGTCATCTTGGTGATTTGGGCCATGCAATAGACGACGATTCTGCGGAAAAAATAGGTAACGTGGACATACTGTTTGTTCCCATAGGCGGTGTTTTTACCATTGACGGAAAGGAGGCCCTAGAAGTATGTAAAAAGATAAAACCAAAGGTTATCGTGCCCATGCATTACAAGGTAGGTGGACTCTCGATTCCGATAGAACGAATAGATGCCTTTCTGGACAATGCTAGGAAATACTATGAAATAAGGCATGTTGCCAACGAAATAGAAATTGAAAGCGATGACCTGCCCGTGGAGGAAGAAATATGGGTTTTCACTCTCTAGCCTTTAATATTTTATCCACTTTTTTTTCAACAGATAAATAATTTGATTCCGGGCCTATTGATTCTATAACCGCTACGTCTGAAATTTTTTTAGGACTTGGTGTTGCCCTTTCAAAAAGGTTATCTATGGCGTTTTCGATATACGAAATATTAACATTTTCTTCCAGCACATCTTTTTTTCGTTCTGGCTGTCCTCCAATCGCTTTTTGAGGATGTTCTACCCCAACATTTTCAAAGATAAGGGAGATTTTGCAGTGTGGACATTTTCCCCTGGTTGTGTTTACGTTTACCTCAAAGTTTTCACCACAGTTAGGACACTTAACCTGCACTTTTTCCATTAAAAATGTATACAATTCTCACTATTAATTGTTATGGTATCCATGCACTGCAGCCATGATTTTCCCTATTGCACTTTCCCTGCAGGAAGGATATACCCTTATTTTTCCTTTTAAAGATACCGCGTTGTTATCTTCTGCCAGTGCAATGAATCCATCCAAGGCTTTTTCCTTGCTGAATTTCAGGTGAAAAGAACAATCCTCATCGATGCTTTCATCGATTTTTTTAATATCCAGCATAGGCAATACACGCAGGCAGAAATTTTTTATCGTTCTGGCGTTTTCAATTTTTAATTTCATAATCTTTATTTTGTCTCCGAAATAGCCTTCCAATACATGCTCTTCTATCTTTTCTTCTGCATCATTCTTCCCATATGCAATGAACAATATCGCCTCCCTGACCTTATTTTCGCTTTCAGTGGAATAACAAAATGTTCTTAGCAGGATGTAATGGAATGGTGCCTCCATCCCTACTTGCCCCTTCTTTTGTTCGCCCTTATGCTGGGCCTCACCTTTTCAGCACCTTTCCACTTATTTTCCAAGCCCCTTCCTTTTTTACCTGCGGACGTTTTTCCCCTGTATACCCTGTTTTTCTCTTCTGCCACCCAGTTAACGTCTTTATCATTTGTTATTGCAGGATGACTTCTATCTACCAGAATGACTTCATAATAATGATGTTTTCCGTCCGCCCCTACCTTGTAGGAATTCAATACTTCCATGTTGGGATAGTGTTTTGCCACTCTCTCCTCAGCTATTCTCTGCGTGGATTTCCCCGGCGTTATTTTATTTATACCCATCCTTGATGGTTTTCTTCCTGCACTTGGACGTTGCTTTCTCAATCCACCCTTTCTTACCTTCGCCCTTACAACGATAAAACCCTGCTTTGCTTTATAACCGAGGGCATGCGCCCTGTCTATCCTTGTTGGATTTTCGATACGGACAATGCTTCCTTCCTTCCTCCACTCT contains the following coding sequences:
- a CDS encoding DUF2240 family protein; this encodes MEKSRQLIAFLFQRSGKEKLNDNDIYMALSYELGWFTPGQAKNFIKDCMDKELLKKEEDGYKPNFDYGAVELPLGFRAEGGTTRNEKPDILSSIVSEIVKKGVKEGDAMISIKNLAEKEKIIPEVAAIVITKKHRIDVTPFLNDVWDVIKNM
- a CDS encoding DUF4332 domain-containing protein; its protein translation is MKITELKGIGPQYGKKLKRAGIKTIYDLREMNVKKVAEASKIGEQLLKKWKDSAMKMHLLTDIKGIGNAFRKKLEKQGIFTVEELSRADKGIADKIGISEKKFKAWIKDANKMVGKKISKRAVVAEKIGADNAFITIKGKKADVKIKEKVHEEIPVFRGKLDDVVKENSMTVNIDNSGNVRLWFNGKWYDNIPATEESLWSKIKRIFWGAK
- a CDS encoding MBL fold metallo-hydrolase; the encoded protein is MIKIRWHGHACFEISNDLIIVTDPHDGSSIGIRPPNVKADVVLVSHDHYDHNKVKAVGKEGTKVIRGGNENIDGIEISSLKAYHDKEEGKRRGEITIFKFTIEGTTFCHLGDLGHAIDDDSAEKIGNVDILFVPIGGVFTIDGKEALEVCKKIKPKVIVPMHYKVGGLSIPIERIDAFLDNARKYYEIRHVANEIEIESDDLPVEEEIWVFTL
- a CDS encoding RNA-binding domain-containing protein — protein: MEAPFHYILLRTFCYSTESENKVREAILFIAYGKNDAEEKIEEHVLEGYFGDKIKIMKLKIENARTIKNFCLRVLPMLDIKKIDESIDEDCSFHLKFSKEKALDGFIALAEDNNAVSLKGKIRVYPSCRESAIGKIMAAVHGYHNN
- a CDS encoding 50S ribosomal protein L15e, which translates into the protein MTKGLYQHLRETWKKPDASYQSSQWKRLIEWRKEGSIVRIENPTRIDRAHALGYKAKQGFIVVRAKVRKGGLRKQRPSAGRKPSRMGINKITPGKSTQRIAEERVAKHYPNMEVLNSYKVGADGKHHYYEVILVDRSHPAITNDKDVNWVAEEKNRVYRGKTSAGKKGRGLENKWKGAEKVRPSIRANKRRGK